In the Plodia interpunctella isolate USDA-ARS_2022_Savannah chromosome 6, ilPloInte3.2, whole genome shotgun sequence genome, one interval contains:
- the mRpL47 gene encoding large ribosomal subunit protein uL29m has protein sequence MNYLMKVFIKSAATLSYRSHAAAAAIITKSNVHTSSVSLDLMEFFDSKKNWTETNIKVGRAWKLDELRIKSNTDLHKLWYVLLKERNMLYTMEHEYKEQMHSFPNPERIDKVQESMNNIETVVRERNIAYYKLETGETGERPVEDVVNMFGLPEKYEKSEYYLPKFMNTRWVRPYLQHGLINSIAVKKFYRLYKEKLHNQERRARNRDYNHVQHLLKRFPNMNMETLKAEYPNVDIEKAKRTKKARGHFDPKY, from the coding sequence atgaattatttgatGAAAGTCTTCATTAAGAGCGCTGCTACATTAAGTTACAGATCTCATGCTGCGGCTGCTGCAATCATAACGAAAAGCAATGTTCATACATCTAGTGTTTCCTTGGATCTGATGGAATTCTTCGACTCCAAGAAAAACTGGACTGAGACCAATATCAAAGTTGGAAGAGCATGGAAACTAGATGAACTACGAATTAAATCTAATACAGATTTGCATAAACTGTGGTATGTTTTGTTGAAGGAGAGAAATATGCTGTACACTATGGAACATGAGTATAAAGAACAAATGCATTCATTTCCGAATCCAGAAAGAATTGACAAAGTGCAAGAATCCATGAACAACATAGAGACTGTAGTAAGAGAACGTAATATAGCATACTACAAGCTAGAAACTGGTGAAACAGGAGAAAGACCTGTTGAAGATGTTGTAAATATGTTTGGTTTACCAGAAAAGTATGAAAAGTCAGAGTATTATCTACCTAAGTTTATGAACACCCGGTGGGTACGGCCTTATCTACAACATGGCCTTATCAACAGCATAGCAGTCAAAAAGTTCTATAGACTTTATAAAGAAAAGTTGCATAATCAAGAGCGAAGAGCTCGTAACAGAGACTACAATCATGTCCAACATTTATTGAAAAGATTTCCTAACATGAACATGGAGACACTGAAAGCAGAATACCCAAATGTTGATATTGAAAAGGCTAAACGAACTAAGAAGGCAAGAGGGCATTTTGATCCAAAATATTag